From Oncorhynchus masou masou isolate Uvic2021 chromosome 7, UVic_Omas_1.1, whole genome shotgun sequence, one genomic window encodes:
- the LOC135543337 gene encoding rho GTPase-activating protein 20-like, which produces METMSPQQQNELSRRTSLTGESKTSTQHEHKRRMKSLSHRRQSAPSLVINKALTRSRTFSRESFLVPVCPETCPLVQSFLCPDRAFLLHGHITLKTGLQTQDRDLFLFTDILIIAKSKSPTHFKLKAQVCVGEMWTAQCMEDVCEGSTNPERSFVMGWPTCNCVVTFSSEVQKERWLSLLKSRIKEEKEKDDPKTIPLKVFGKGIGSCAQVVSKTLGVSNSDSTNEVVRLALQQFGVTSCVKDYQLWVSSKRDNAPYPLIGHEFPFSIQMSHMREPLAQPGRRDTVPPPDRQRMMHRDQVQVDKQCQFILKTRCSSTTTTPVIVDPAQKPFKRRRSLINWAFWKGSNPNLHSSSTNLSSPAPGYLFGQSLSTICWDNSLPKPVMDMLVFLYNEGPFTRGIFRRSAGARACRELRDRLDSGAQDVPLSREHVFIIAAVFKDFLRNIPGSLLCSDLYEQWMDVMEEAESEEAEEEEQAQDITRLIGLLPKENALLLRHVVAVLHGIQENAHDNQMNAFNLSVCIAPSMLWAPGPSSPEVEGEGAKKVCDLVRYMIEHCQEVLGEDVTSVFGGLPRKRAESDVSSFHLTDSSYDSLENMLNDDSSESPCLHTSRRRWRAKPLQGSLDSVLTLSDCDQEQPELDTDPDTTDPDTTDPQSGNHHHRDTITQPGSGNLLQPSTPARGRTRKLSPAVPPSSSPSPPAPRRGGRRCSEPAIGYSVASFVARLAGNADRLGSIDDLAGGGEMFHSLRKDGQTQTHGPTHTGEWNGSKGVCEGSGSQGAQTPRRDASYSSLSSPPPSPTRSSVDSLDSLLSHSSIQSAPFWQPRVGPSAARLTPSPGPPVPLNPIPSPTSTHNLPIPTLAPGQGLSPNISPPKEIPSWGTLKGCKGLHPNTWLKRGRRLSLSQQEDEGGVVDSTNKTLPTSKSCQDKGGLKQSSENPPMSSLASCPPKAGGLQNRGRVTKDRRSSQGSVSPPSRQRSQEHFHSCRSPCSQPTDRPLTVKELREIHSQACAASNTGYDVTNQGSRTPPQHVFFGQGGPSLSLARQKSHSLAPGMEGLSGGRCSQRRSSEPGAAHLGEALVLDKASHPERLHREAKLGQRSKSVDGSQDLGLKVSCTDQNGAPKFCLSPSATKAVRDYFSPHTHSNPQSGQQVALALIQGQRERLRRCSDPMLEPDFDQLLFAEESYV; this is translated from the exons AGAGAGCTTCCTGGTTCCTGTGTGTCCAGAGACGTGCCCATTGGTCCAGTCGTTCCTGTGTCCTGACAGGGCGTTCCTCCTGCACGGCCACATCACGCTGAAGACAGGGCTGCAGACGCAGGACAGAGACCTCTTCCTCTTCACCGACATCCTCATCATCGCCAAGTCCAA GTCTCCCACACACTTCAAGCTGAAGGCccaggtgtgtgtgggtgagatgTGGACAGCCCAGTGTATGGAGGACGTATGTGAGGGCAGCACCAACCCAGAGAGGAGCTTCGTCATGGGCTGGCCCACCTGCAACTGTGTGGTCACCTTCAG CTCTGAGGTCCAGAAGGAGAGATGGCTCTCCCTACTCAAAAG TCGAATAAAAGAGGAGAAGGAAAAGGATGATCCTAAAACCATTCCACTGAAGGTGTTTGGGAAAGGCATCGGGAGTTGTGCTCAGGTCGTCAGTAAGACCTTGGGTGTCAGTAACTCTGATTCAACCAATGAGGTTGTCCGACTCGCTCTTCAACAGTTTGGTGTCACG agctgtGTGAAGGACTACCAGCTGTGGGTAAGCTCCAAGAGGGACAACGCCCCTTACCCTCTCATTG GTCATGAGTTCCCTTTCAGTATCCAGATGAGTCATATGCGGGAGCCCCTGGCCCAGCCGGGCCGCAGGGACACAGTTCcacctccagacagacagaggatgaTGCACCGCGACCAGGTACAGGTGGACAAACAGTGCCAGTTCATCCTAAAGACCCGATGCAGCTCCACAACAACAACGCCTGTGATTG TAGACCCAGCTCAGAAGCCCTTCAAGCGAAGGCGTTCTCTCATCAACTGGGCTTTCTGGAAAGGCTCCAATCCTAACCTCCACAGTTCCTCTACaaacctctcctcccctgcccccGGCTACCTGTTTGGCCAATCGCTGAGCACCATCTGTTGGGACAACTCCCTGCCCAAGCCCGTCATG gacATGCTGGTGTTTCTGTACAACGAGGGTCCATTCACGCGGGGGATATTCCGACGGTCAGCGGGGGCGAGGGCGTGTCGTGAACTCAGGGACAGACTGGACTCTGGGGCTCAGGATGTCCCGCTGTCACGGGAGCACGTCTTCATCATCGCTGCTGTGTTTAAG GACTTCCTGCGGAACATTCCGGGCAGTCTGCTGTGTTCCGACCTCTATGAACAGTGGATGGATGTGATGGAGGAAGCCGAAtcggaggaggcagaggaggaggagcaagcaCAGGATATAACGAG GCTGATTGGTCTACTGCCCAAAGAGAACGCCCTGTTGCTACGCCACGTTGTTGCCGTGCTGCACGGTATCCAGGAAAACGCCCATGACAACCAGATGAACGCCTTCAACCTGTCTGTGTGCATTGCTCCCAGCATGCTCTGGGCTCCGGGCCCCAGCAGCCccgaggtggagggggagggcgCCAAGAAG GTGTGTGACCTGGTGAGGTATATGATAGAACACTGCCAGGAGGTCCTGGGAGAGGATGTCACCTCCGTGTTTGGAGGTCTACCCCGGAAACGTGCCGAATCgg ACGTGTCTTCCTTCCACCTGACCGACTCGTCTTATGACAGCCTGGAGAACATGCTGAATGATGACAGCAGTGAGTCTCCATGCCTCCACACCTCACGGCGGCGCTGGAGAGCCAAGCCCCTGCAGGGCAGCCTGGACTCGGTCCTCACCCTGAGTGACTGCGACCAGGAGCAGCCCGAACTGGACACAGACCCCGACACCACAGATCCCGACACCACAGACCCCCAATCTGGCAACCACCACCACCGTGATACAATCACACAACCTGGATCTGGCAACCTCCTCCAGCCCTCAACCCCAGCCCGAGGCAGGACCAGGAAACTCAGCCCAGCTGTGCCCCCCTCCTCCAGTCCCAGCCCCCCAGCTCCtcggaggggggggaggaggtgcTCAGAGCCGGCCATAGGGTACTCTGTGGCCAGCTTCGTGGCGCGACTGGCAGGGAACGCAGACAGGCTAGGTAGCATCGATGACCTGGCTGGAGGTGGGGAGATGTTTCACAGCTTACGGAAGgatggacagacacagacacacggacccacacacacaggggagtgGAATGGCagtaagggtgtgtgtgagggttcGGGGTCACAAGGTGCACAGACGCCACGCCGGGACGCGAGCTACTCCAGTCTCTCTTCGccgcccccctcccccacacgcTCCTCAGTGGACTCCCTGGAcagcctcctctcccactccagcATCCAGTCTGCTCCATTCTGGCAACCCAGGGTGGGACCCAGCGCCGCAAGATTGACTCCCTCCCCTGGTCCTCCTGTCCCTCTAAACCCCATACCTTCCCCTACTTCAACCCATAATCTACCCATCCCCACCCTGGCTCCAGGCCAGGGGCTCAGTCCCAATATCTCCCCGCCGAAGGAGATCCCTTCCTGGGGTACACTGAAGGGCTGCAAGGGGCTCCATCCCAACACCTGGTTGAAGAGAGGCCGCAGACTGTCGCTGTCGCAGCAGGAGGATGAGGGGGGTGTG gtggATTCCACTAACAAGACTCTCCCCACTAGCAAGTCATGTCAGGATAAAGGAGGGCTGAAACAGTCGTCTGAGAACCCGCCCATGTCCAGTCTGGCCAGCTGCCCCCCAAAGGCAGGAGGGTTGCAGAATCGCGGCAGGGTGACCAAGGACCGACGATCCAGTCAAGGCTCGGTGAGCCCACCATCGCGCCAGAGGTCCCAGGAGCATTTCCACTCCTGCCGCTCTCCCTGCTCCCAACCCACAGACAGACCCCTCACTGTCAAAGAGCTGAGAGAGATACACAGCCAGGCCTGCGCAGCGAGCAACACAGGATATGACGTCACAAATCAGGGCAGCCGTACCCCTCCCCAACATGTGTTCTTTGGGCAGGGTGGACCAAGCTTGTCCCTAGCCAGGCAGAAGTCCCACTCCCTAGCCCCAGGCATGGAGGGTCTCTCCGGGGGCAGGTGTTCCCAGCGCCGGAGCTCCGAGCCTGGGGCAGCACATCTAGGCGAAGCCCTGGTTCTGGATAAGGCCTCACACCCGGAGAGGCTTCACAGAGAGGCCAAACTGGGTCAGAGGTCAAAGTCAGTGGACGGGTCCCAAGACCTGGGGTTAAAGGTGTCCTGCACGGACCAAAACGGGGCTCCGAAGTTTtgcctgtctccctctgccaCCAAGGCTGTGAGGGACTATTTCTCGCCTCACACGCACAGCAATCCCCAAAGTGGTCAGCAGGTGGCGCTAGCCCTGATTCAGGGGCAGAGGGAGCGCCTCAGGAGATGTAGTGATCCCATGCTGGAGCCCGACTTTGACCAACTGCTCTTTGCTGAAGAGTCCTACGTGTGA
- the LOC135543339 gene encoding adrenodoxin-like: protein MALMTSARRLFHVSFRENSLRRAEALISATNTTSGNLSLAGQRMACIRLRDFSINTQPLRADNKVTVHFTNRDGEKISVKGSPGDSLLDVIIDQDLDFDGFGACEGTLACSTCHLIFEEDVYNKLGPITDEEMDMLDLAYGLTDTSRLGCQICLTRSLEGMTARVPESVADIRQSGDGSS from the exons ATGGCTCTGATGACATCGGCAAGAAGACTATTTCATGTTTCGTTCCGAGAAAATTCTCTACGACGAGCTGAAGCACTTATTTCAGCAACAAACACAACGTCGGGGAATTTATCATTGGCCGGTCAGCGAATGGCCTGTATTCGTCTAAGGGATTTTAGCATCAACACACAACCTCTTAG AGCTGACAATAAGGTGACGGTCCACTTCACCAATCGAGATGGAGAGAAGATCTCTGTCAAAGGCTCTCCTGGAGACTCTCTCCTAGATGTCATTATCGACCAGGACCTCGATTTTGATGGGTTCG gcgcATGTGAGGGGACACTGGCCTGTTCTACCTGTCACCTGATCTTTGAGGAAGACGTGTATAATAAGCTGGGCCCCATTACTGACGAGGAGATGGATATGCTGGACCTGGCCTACGGACTCACAGACAC gtcCCGCCTGGGTTGCCAGATCTGCCTGACCAGGTCCCTGGAAGGCATGACAGCGAGGGTGCCTGAGAGTGTGGCAGACATCCGACAGAGTGGAGACGGGTCCTCATAA
- the LOC135543340 gene encoding uncharacterized protein LOC135543340 isoform X1, whose amino-acid sequence MGLLLFPNVLELGIPFELFVLISESITPLIIFIAAAEYLLTSESFLSSNHFLSLQTSTCSPYRMLTFTLLLLALSSLHAAPLRDHVVASPRGRLQDRKVLVLPRSLSVEERRQGTEPSRRFLMDLNTGIVKEHINEMDRRVAPVYVPPSVDEYRQGTENSQKTLVDIRSGRIIKPVGEMERSMIMTPQEPMEVPVPVQRRVGGWVRADVLPWSVPVEERREGTEPSRRFLMDLNTGLVKEHASEMDRRVAPVYTPSSVDEYRQGTENSQKTLVDIRSGRIIRPVGEMERSMKQILQDERDRLQNVRLVEAEVRSIPVEERRQGTEPSRRFIMNLNTGLVKEHVSEMERRVAPVQPQFFGTWTLQVYTPSSVDEYRQGTKNSQKTLMDIRSGRIIRPVGEMERSMTLTPQDDRLLSAKAETHSEKECVGEVIDGHCYQFNPTLMTFSEAESSCSILSPHGHLASVTNGDLHSRLVSMVIRATKSPVLTWLGGVVKDKQSEWTDGSPWGYSDWMPGHPDTQTDKQACLEMFRIDESWWTAVDCELKRASICSFPMAA is encoded by the exons atgggATTGCTGCTGTTTCCCAATGTTCTTGAACTTGGGATTCCATTTGAACTGTTTGTGTTAATATCAGAGAGTATTACGCCCCTTATCATCTTTATTGCTGCTGCTGAATACTTATTGACCAGTGAGTCTTTCCTTTCCTCAAATCACTTTCTGAGTCTCCAGACCTCCACCTGTTCACCATACAG GATGTTGACGTTTACGTTGTTGCTCCTGGCTTTGTCAA GTTTACATGCTGCCCCACTGAGGGATCATGTAGTGGCATCCCCTAGAGGAAGGCTTCAGGATCGCAAGGTCCTGGTTCTGCCCCGGAGTCTCTCAGTGGAGGAGCGCAGACAGGGAACAGAGCCCTCCAGACGCTTCCTCATGGACCTGAACACCGGCATCGTCAAGGAACATATCAACGAGATGGACAGGAGAGTGGCACCAG tgtacGTTCCTCCCTCTGTGGATGAgtacagacagggaacagagaaTTCCCAGAAGACTCTGGTGGACATCAGGAGCGGACGCATCATCAAACCTgtcggagagatggagagaagcatgataatgactcctcagg AGCCTATGGaggtcccagtcccagtccagaggagagtgggaggatgGGTGAGGGCTGATGTTTTGCCCTGGAGCGTCCCAGTAGAGGAGCgcagagagggaacagagccCTCCAGACGCTTCCTCATGGACCTGAACACCGGCCTCGTCAAGGAACACGCCAGTGAGATGGACAGGAGAGTGGCACCAG TGTACACTCCTTCCTCTGTGGATGAgtacagacagggaacagagaaCTCCCAGAAAACTCTAGTGGACATCAGGAGCGGACGCATCATCAGGcctgttggagagatggagagaagcatGAAACAGATACTTCaggatgagagagacagattacAAA ATGTGAGGCTGGTCGAGGCTGAGGTCCGGAGCATCCCAGTAGAGGAACGTAGACAGGGAACAGAGCCCTCCAGGCGATTCATTATGAACCTGAACACCGGCCTCGTCAAGGAACACGTCAGCGAGATGGAAAGGAGAGTGGCACCAG tacagcctcaattctttgggacatggactctacaag tgtacACTCCTTCCTCTGTGGATGAGTACAGACAGGGAACAAAGAACTCCCAGAAAACTCTGATGGACATCAGGAGCGGACGCATCATCAGGcctgttggagagatggagagaagcatGACACTGACACCTCAGG ATGATAGGCTGCTGAGTGCTAAGGCTGAGACTCACTCAGAGAAAGAGTGTGTTGGTGAGGTCATCGATGGCCACTGCTATCAGTTCAACCCCACACTAATGACCTTCAGTGAGGCAGAG TCCTCCTGCAGCATTCTCTCCCCTCACGGACACCTGGCCTCCGTAACCAACGGCGACCTGCACTCCCGCCTGGTCTCCATGGTGATCAGGGCCACCAAGAGTCCCGTCCTCACCTGGCTGGGTGGAGTCGTGAAG GATAAGCAGTCAGAGTGGACCGATGGGTCCCCCTGGGGCTACAGTGATTGGATGCCCGGtcacccagacacacagacagacaagcaggctTGTCTGGAGATGTTCAGAATTG ATGAGAGCTGGTGGACAGCAGTGGACTGTGAACTGAAGAGAGCTTCCATCTGCTCCTTCCCCATGGCAGCATAA
- the LOC135543340 gene encoding uncharacterized protein LOC135543340 isoform X2, protein MGLLLFPNVLELGIPFELFVLISESITPLIIFIAAAEYLLTSESFLSSNHFLSLQTSTCSPYRMLTFTLLLLALSSLHAAPLRDHVVASPRGRLQDRKVLVLPRSLSVEERRQGTEPSRRFLMDLNTGIVKEHINEMDRRVAPVYVPPSVDEYRQGTENSQKTLVDIRSGRIIKPVGEMERSMIMTPQEPMEVPVPVQRRVGGWVRADVLPWSVPVEERREGTEPSRRFLMDLNTGLVKEHASEMDRRVAPVYTPSSVDEYRQGTENSQKTLVDIRSGRIIRPVGEMERSMKQILQDERDRLQNVRLVEAEVRSIPVEERRQGTEPSRRFIMNLNTGLVKEHVSEMERRVAPVYTPSSVDEYRQGTKNSQKTLMDIRSGRIIRPVGEMERSMTLTPQDDRLLSAKAETHSEKECVGEVIDGHCYQFNPTLMTFSEAESSCSILSPHGHLASVTNGDLHSRLVSMVIRATKSPVLTWLGGVVKDKQSEWTDGSPWGYSDWMPGHPDTQTDKQACLEMFRIDESWWTAVDCELKRASICSFPMAA, encoded by the exons atgggATTGCTGCTGTTTCCCAATGTTCTTGAACTTGGGATTCCATTTGAACTGTTTGTGTTAATATCAGAGAGTATTACGCCCCTTATCATCTTTATTGCTGCTGCTGAATACTTATTGACCAGTGAGTCTTTCCTTTCCTCAAATCACTTTCTGAGTCTCCAGACCTCCACCTGTTCACCATACAG GATGTTGACGTTTACGTTGTTGCTCCTGGCTTTGTCAA GTTTACATGCTGCCCCACTGAGGGATCATGTAGTGGCATCCCCTAGAGGAAGGCTTCAGGATCGCAAGGTCCTGGTTCTGCCCCGGAGTCTCTCAGTGGAGGAGCGCAGACAGGGAACAGAGCCCTCCAGACGCTTCCTCATGGACCTGAACACCGGCATCGTCAAGGAACATATCAACGAGATGGACAGGAGAGTGGCACCAG tgtacGTTCCTCCCTCTGTGGATGAgtacagacagggaacagagaaTTCCCAGAAGACTCTGGTGGACATCAGGAGCGGACGCATCATCAAACCTgtcggagagatggagagaagcatgataatgactcctcagg AGCCTATGGaggtcccagtcccagtccagaggagagtgggaggatgGGTGAGGGCTGATGTTTTGCCCTGGAGCGTCCCAGTAGAGGAGCgcagagagggaacagagccCTCCAGACGCTTCCTCATGGACCTGAACACCGGCCTCGTCAAGGAACACGCCAGTGAGATGGACAGGAGAGTGGCACCAG TGTACACTCCTTCCTCTGTGGATGAgtacagacagggaacagagaaCTCCCAGAAAACTCTAGTGGACATCAGGAGCGGACGCATCATCAGGcctgttggagagatggagagaagcatGAAACAGATACTTCaggatgagagagacagattacAAA ATGTGAGGCTGGTCGAGGCTGAGGTCCGGAGCATCCCAGTAGAGGAACGTAGACAGGGAACAGAGCCCTCCAGGCGATTCATTATGAACCTGAACACCGGCCTCGTCAAGGAACACGTCAGCGAGATGGAAAGGAGAGTGGCACCAG tgtacACTCCTTCCTCTGTGGATGAGTACAGACAGGGAACAAAGAACTCCCAGAAAACTCTGATGGACATCAGGAGCGGACGCATCATCAGGcctgttggagagatggagagaagcatGACACTGACACCTCAGG ATGATAGGCTGCTGAGTGCTAAGGCTGAGACTCACTCAGAGAAAGAGTGTGTTGGTGAGGTCATCGATGGCCACTGCTATCAGTTCAACCCCACACTAATGACCTTCAGTGAGGCAGAG TCCTCCTGCAGCATTCTCTCCCCTCACGGACACCTGGCCTCCGTAACCAACGGCGACCTGCACTCCCGCCTGGTCTCCATGGTGATCAGGGCCACCAAGAGTCCCGTCCTCACCTGGCTGGGTGGAGTCGTGAAG GATAAGCAGTCAGAGTGGACCGATGGGTCCCCCTGGGGCTACAGTGATTGGATGCCCGGtcacccagacacacagacagacaagcaggctTGTCTGGAGATGTTCAGAATTG ATGAGAGCTGGTGGACAGCAGTGGACTGTGAACTGAAGAGAGCTTCCATCTGCTCCTTCCCCATGGCAGCATAA
- the LOC135543340 gene encoding uncharacterized protein LOC135543340 isoform X3 translates to MDLNTGIVKEHINEMDRRVAPVYVPPSVDEYRQGTENSQKTLVDIRSGRIIKPVGEMERSMIMTPQEPMEVPVPVQRRVGGWVRADVLPWSVPVEERREGTEPSRRFLMDLNTGLVKEHASEMDRRVAPVYTPSSVDEYRQGTENSQKTLVDIRSGRIIRPVGEMERSMKQILQDERDRLQNVRLVEAEVRSIPVEERRQGTEPSRRFIMNLNTGLVKEHVSEMERRVAPVQPQFFGTWTLQVYTPSSVDEYRQGTKNSQKTLMDIRSGRIIRPVGEMERSMTLTPQDDRLLSAKAETHSEKECVGEVIDGHCYQFNPTLMTFSEAESSCSILSPHGHLASVTNGDLHSRLVSMVIRATKSPVLTWLGGVVKDKQSEWTDGSPWGYSDWMPGHPDTQTDKQACLEMFRIDESWWTAVDCELKRASICSFPMAA, encoded by the exons ATGGACCTGAACACCGGCATCGTCAAGGAACATATCAACGAGATGGACAGGAGAGTGGCACCAG tgtacGTTCCTCCCTCTGTGGATGAgtacagacagggaacagagaaTTCCCAGAAGACTCTGGTGGACATCAGGAGCGGACGCATCATCAAACCTgtcggagagatggagagaagcatgataatgactcctcagg AGCCTATGGaggtcccagtcccagtccagaggagagtgggaggatgGGTGAGGGCTGATGTTTTGCCCTGGAGCGTCCCAGTAGAGGAGCgcagagagggaacagagccCTCCAGACGCTTCCTCATGGACCTGAACACCGGCCTCGTCAAGGAACACGCCAGTGAGATGGACAGGAGAGTGGCACCAG TGTACACTCCTTCCTCTGTGGATGAgtacagacagggaacagagaaCTCCCAGAAAACTCTAGTGGACATCAGGAGCGGACGCATCATCAGGcctgttggagagatggagagaagcatGAAACAGATACTTCaggatgagagagacagattacAAA ATGTGAGGCTGGTCGAGGCTGAGGTCCGGAGCATCCCAGTAGAGGAACGTAGACAGGGAACAGAGCCCTCCAGGCGATTCATTATGAACCTGAACACCGGCCTCGTCAAGGAACACGTCAGCGAGATGGAAAGGAGAGTGGCACCAG tacagcctcaattctttgggacatggactctacaag tgtacACTCCTTCCTCTGTGGATGAGTACAGACAGGGAACAAAGAACTCCCAGAAAACTCTGATGGACATCAGGAGCGGACGCATCATCAGGcctgttggagagatggagagaagcatGACACTGACACCTCAGG ATGATAGGCTGCTGAGTGCTAAGGCTGAGACTCACTCAGAGAAAGAGTGTGTTGGTGAGGTCATCGATGGCCACTGCTATCAGTTCAACCCCACACTAATGACCTTCAGTGAGGCAGAG TCCTCCTGCAGCATTCTCTCCCCTCACGGACACCTGGCCTCCGTAACCAACGGCGACCTGCACTCCCGCCTGGTCTCCATGGTGATCAGGGCCACCAAGAGTCCCGTCCTCACCTGGCTGGGTGGAGTCGTGAAG GATAAGCAGTCAGAGTGGACCGATGGGTCCCCCTGGGGCTACAGTGATTGGATGCCCGGtcacccagacacacagacagacaagcaggctTGTCTGGAGATGTTCAGAATTG ATGAGAGCTGGTGGACAGCAGTGGACTGTGAACTGAAGAGAGCTTCCATCTGCTCCTTCCCCATGGCAGCATAA